A single genomic interval of Trichosurus vulpecula isolate mTriVul1 chromosome 6, mTriVul1.pri, whole genome shotgun sequence harbors:
- the CNTF gene encoding ciliary neurotrophic factor → MAFTEHTPLTPHRRNLCTRSIWLARKIRSDLNSLLESYVEYQGLNKNIDLDFVDGVPTASTDRWNELTEAERLQENLQAYRTFHRLLTKVLEDQKVQFTPTERDFHQNIHRLLLQVSAFAYEIEELMALLGHQAPCQETDKMPDGGGPRTFLEKKLWGLKVLQELMQWTVRSIHDLRWISSPGQNRVPASGSQQLAEAQEM, encoded by the exons ATGGCTTTCACAGAGCACACCCCGCTAACCCCCCACCGCCGGAACCTCTGCACCCGTTCCATCTGGCTAGCAAGGAAGATCCGTTCAGACTTGAATTCCCTCCTGGAGTCTTAC GTTGAATATCAGGGTCTGAACAAGAATATCGACCTGGATTTTGTGGATGGTGTACCAACAGCCAGCACTGACCGATGGAATGAGCTGACAGAAGCAGAAAGGCTACAAGAAAATCTCCAAGCTTATCGTACCTTCCATAGGCTCCTGACTAAAGTCCTGGAGGACCAGAAGGTACAGTTCACCCCCACAGAAAGAGATTTCCACCAGAACATCCACAGGCTCCTGCTCCAAGTGTCTGCCTTTGCTTACGAGATAGAGGAGCTGATGGCACTGCTGGGACATCAGGCCCCATGTCAAGAGACCGACAAGATGCCAGATGGTGGTGGTCCCCGAACCTTCTTGGAAAAGAAACTGTGGGGCTTGAAGGTGCTGCAGGAGCTCATGCAGTGGACAGTAAGGTCCATCCACGACCTCCGTTGGATCTCATCTCCTGGCCAGAACAGAGTCCCGGCCAGTGGGAGTCAACAACTTGCCGAGGCCCAGGAGATGTAG